A portion of the Drosophila innubila isolate TH190305 chromosome 3L unlocalized genomic scaffold, UK_Dinn_1.0 0_D_3L, whole genome shotgun sequence genome contains these proteins:
- the LOC117787619 gene encoding uncharacterized protein LOC117787619 isoform X3: protein MAPSVCETSPKLPPHNAAGGQTQTQTQTQSQTQISNPASALSSVKCGASSLNGSLASYKMAGSEQSWPQAPVYSKENQRPPVYNPEDYVQSLRKFTKGSGASKVQSIYDVNINGNSNNKEDVYKAATLPAKHSGYKSPIPAPPESDSEMSLRQFGSITDLLTKLRADLRVSFPSFVQEFVATPSDGISHLLEVLRAIQMAQASNAPAPLAGGTNSLAMSRNPQSYQRRALLDELSCLQCLSICCSRSLDAIARLGNTPVGLMPLASSATGQGIRGRILALQLLASACDRQPFGQGNGGQKISAAGHTAVSEAMSTLRLRCSEPVRFRLLIGILNSGGGSGELQCAGIKFLNTFIESAVSLQQRLYIQAELFQAGLETSTLARTISSSSPWLDALRGEIKRFNELHIDVDKMLAQARDADRVRSQMVILERRVQILHEEKTVLTSMERRLQERCAELQREIFRLQGAQESGFKPVESHQPVALPRQVPPTSTLPGGSKQSCSEHEDEGISSSETGASLSPVPILVLPSKTKHHKQSRKSKLEEDDDDAATIEDVIEELDNIVSEAEKQISSQASSQVKSHQRAVEQEQDIVPVNIVPQPPRKSRSLAHLVPRTDCSEQEGSQYGMLMLHPSGDSTAVERLAAMQTFFDEVDYNATDGDQHQSYVMDVPSPDMPETEANTTATAYNASINRELLDVIMNARHDEHDPTMLALRNSTQNAVQVERQSFTKPAAPAPPAQHFNGVFFMTGMNTPQKYPKPDLTAALQARRVTKNVERLEAAFASSTHDPSQDANMVREKSRSNQQIYFSSNPAMRMHDYPATAQISGNASARTRSYTQGSKVTDLPSGLY, encoded by the exons ATGGCGCCCAGCGTGTGTGAAACCTCGCCCAAATTGCCACCTCACAATGCGGCAGGTGGACAAACTCAGACCCAGACTCAAACACAGTCACAGACACAGATTTCCAATCCTGCTTCGGCTCTCTCCAGTGTCAAATGTGGTGCCAGCAGCTTGAATGGTTCATTGGCATCCTATAAAATGGCCGGATCTGAGCAGAGTTGGCCACAGGCACCAGTATACAGCAAGGAGAATCAACGTCCACCTGTTTACAATCCCGAAGACTACGTGCAATCCTTGCGCAAGTTTACCAAAGGCAGCGGTGCCTCCAAAGTGCAATCCATCTACGATGTCAACATCAACGGCAACTCCAACAACAAGGAGGATGTCTATAAAGCCGCCACATTGCCAGCCAAACACTCCGGCTACAA AAGTCCCATTCCGGCGCCACCTGAAAGCGACAGCGAAATGTCCCTGCGACAGTTTGGTTCCATCACCGATCTTCTCACCAAACTGCGCGCTGATCTGCGAGTGTCTTTCCCCAGCTTTGTCCAAGAATTTGTGGCCACCCCTTCCGATGGCATCAGTCACTTGCTGGAGGTGCTGCGAGCCATTCAAATGGCACAGGCCAGCAATGCACCTGCTCCGCTGGCTGGTGGCACCAATTCTCTGGCCATGTCACGCAATCCACAGAGCTATCAACGCCGAGCACTGCTCGACGAGCTCTCCTGCCT ACAATGCCTGAGCATTTGCTGTTCCCGATCTCTGGATGCCATAGCCCGCTTAGGCAATACACCAGTTGGTCTAATGCCGCTTGCTTCGTCGGCCACCGGACAAGGCATACGTGGACGCATCCTGGCGCTGCAGCTGCTCGCCTCCGCCTGCGATCGTCAGCCATTTGGCCAGGGCAATGGTGGGCAGAAGATCAGCGCCGCTGGACACACAGCCGTCTCAGAGGCCATGTCCACACTGCGATTGCGATGCAGTGAACCTGTCCGTTTCCGTCTGCTCATTGGGATACTCAACAGCGGCGGCGGTTCCGGCGAATTGCAGTGCGCGGGAATCAA ATTCCTCAACACATTCATCGAGAGCGCTGTCAGTTTGCAGCAGCGCCTGTACATTCAAGCGGAGCTCTTCCAGGCGGGCCTGGAAACCAGCACGCTGGCCAGAACCATCTCCTCCTCGTCTCCCTGGCTGGACGCGCTTCGCGGCGAGATCAAGCGCTTCAATGAGCTCCACATCGATGTGGACAAGATGCTGGCCCAGGCACGCGATGCCGATCGTGTGCGCAGTCAAATGGTCATATTGGAGCGACGTGTCCAGATCTTGCACGAGGAGAAGACCGTGCTCACATCCATGGAACGTCGTCTGCAAGAACGCTGTGCCGAGCTGCAAAGGGAGATCTTTCGGCTGCAGGGAGCACAAGAGTCTGGCTTCAAGCCCGTGGAATCTCATCAGCCTGTCGCCTTGCCACGTCAGGTGCCGCCCACATCCACATTGCCCGGAGGCAGCAAGCAGAGCTGCTCGGAGCACGAGGATGAGGGCATCAGCAGCTCCGAGACGGGCGCCTCACTGAGTCCAGTGCCCATTCTGGTGCTGCCCTCCAAGACGAAGCATCACAAGCAGTCTCGCAAGTCGAAGCTGGAGGAGGATGACGACGATGCTGCCACAATTGAGGATGTCATCGAGGAGCTGGACAACATTGTCAGCGAGGCGGAGAAACAGATCTCCAGCCAAGCCTCCAGTCAGGTCAAATCCCATCAGCGTGCCGTGGAACAGGAGCAGGACATTGTTCCGGTGAACATTGTGCCTCAGCCGCCACGCAAGTCCCGATCTCTGGCCCATCTTGTGCCCCGCACAGACTGCTCCGAGCAGGAAGGCTCCCAATATGGCATGTTGATGCTGCATCCATCGGGGGATTCCACTGCTGTGGAAAGACTGGCTGCCATGCAGACCTTCTTCGATGAGGTGGACTATAATGCAACCGATGGAGATCAGCATCAATCCTATGTGATGGATGTGCCCTCGCCGGATATGCCCGAGACGGAGGCGAACACCACGGCAACGGCATACAATGCGAGCATCAATCGGGAGCTGCTCGATGTCATCATGAATGCGCGGCACGATGAGCACGATCCGACCATGTTGGCACTGAGGAACAGCACCCAAAATGCCGTGCAGGTCGAGAGGCAATCATTCACAAAGCCAGCAGCTCCAGCGCCGCCTGCTCAGCACTTCAATGGCGTCTTCTTCATGACGGGCATGAATACACCTCAAAAGTATCCCAAACCGGATCTCACAGCGGCTCTGCAGGCACGCAGAGTGACCAAGAATGTGGAACGCCTCGAGGCGGCCTTTGCCTCCTCAACCCACGATCCCTCCCAGGATGCCAACATGGTCAGGGAGAAATCACGCAGCAATCAGCAGATCTACTTCAGCAGCAACCCTGCAATGAGAATGCACGACTACCCTGCCACAGCTCAAATATCCGGCAATGCTTCCGCCCGTACACGATCCTACACTCAAGGCTCCAAGGTCACCGATCTTCCTTCTGGCCTTTATTGA
- the LOC117787619 gene encoding uncharacterized protein LOC117787619 isoform X2, with amino-acid sequence MLNKLNVLFFRDSSTLQRHQHQQQQFQMAPSVCETSPKLPPHNAAGGQTQTQTQTQSQTQISNPASALSSVKCGASSLNGSLASYKMAGSEQSWPQAPVYSKENQRPPVYNPEDYVQSLRKFTKGSGASKVQSIYDVNINGNSNNKEDVYKAATLPAKHSGYKSPIPAPPESDSEMSLRQFGSITDLLTKLRADLRVSFPSFVQEFVATPSDGISHLLEVLRAIQMAQASNAPAPLAGGTNSLAMSRNPQSYQRRALLDELSCLQCLSICCSRSLDAIARLGNTPVGLMPLASSATGQGIRGRILALQLLASACDRQPFGQGNGGQKISAAGHTAVSEAMSTLRLRCSEPVRFRLLIGILNSGGGSGELQCAGIKFLNTFIESAVSLQQRLYIQAELFQAGLETSTLARTISSSSPWLDALRGEIKRFNELHIDVDKMLAQARDADRVRSQMVILERRVQILHEEKTVLTSMERRLQERCAELQREIFRLQGAQESGFKPVESHQPVALPRQVPPTSTLPGGSKQSCSEHEDEGISSSETGASLSPVPILVLPSKTKHHKQSRKSKLEEDDDDAATIEDVIEELDNIVSEAEKQISSQASSQVKSHQRAVEQEQDIVPVNIVPQPPRKSRSLAHLVPRTDCSEQEGSQYGMLMLHPSGDSTAVERLAAMQTFFDEVDYNATDGDQHQSYVMDVPSPDMPETEANTTATAYNASINRELLDVIMNARHDEHDPTMLALRNSTQNAVQVERQSFTKPAAPAPPAQHFNGVFFMTGMNTPQKYPKPDLTAALQARRVTKNVERLEAAFASSTHDPSQDANMVREKSRSNQQIYFSSNPAMRMHDYPATAQISGNASARTRSYTQGSKVTDLPSGLY; translated from the exons ATGCTTAATAAACTGAATGTCTTGTTTTTCCG tgATAGCTCCACGTTGCAGcgacaccaacaccaacaacagcaatttcAAATGGCGCCCAGCGTGTGTGAAACCTCGCCCAAATTGCCACCTCACAATGCGGCAGGTGGACAAACTCAGACCCAGACTCAAACACAGTCACAGACACAGATTTCCAATCCTGCTTCGGCTCTCTCCAGTGTCAAATGTGGTGCCAGCAGCTTGAATGGTTCATTGGCATCCTATAAAATGGCCGGATCTGAGCAGAGTTGGCCACAGGCACCAGTATACAGCAAGGAGAATCAACGTCCACCTGTTTACAATCCCGAAGACTACGTGCAATCCTTGCGCAAGTTTACCAAAGGCAGCGGTGCCTCCAAAGTGCAATCCATCTACGATGTCAACATCAACGGCAACTCCAACAACAAGGAGGATGTCTATAAAGCCGCCACATTGCCAGCCAAACACTCCGGCTACAA AAGTCCCATTCCGGCGCCACCTGAAAGCGACAGCGAAATGTCCCTGCGACAGTTTGGTTCCATCACCGATCTTCTCACCAAACTGCGCGCTGATCTGCGAGTGTCTTTCCCCAGCTTTGTCCAAGAATTTGTGGCCACCCCTTCCGATGGCATCAGTCACTTGCTGGAGGTGCTGCGAGCCATTCAAATGGCACAGGCCAGCAATGCACCTGCTCCGCTGGCTGGTGGCACCAATTCTCTGGCCATGTCACGCAATCCACAGAGCTATCAACGCCGAGCACTGCTCGACGAGCTCTCCTGCCT ACAATGCCTGAGCATTTGCTGTTCCCGATCTCTGGATGCCATAGCCCGCTTAGGCAATACACCAGTTGGTCTAATGCCGCTTGCTTCGTCGGCCACCGGACAAGGCATACGTGGACGCATCCTGGCGCTGCAGCTGCTCGCCTCCGCCTGCGATCGTCAGCCATTTGGCCAGGGCAATGGTGGGCAGAAGATCAGCGCCGCTGGACACACAGCCGTCTCAGAGGCCATGTCCACACTGCGATTGCGATGCAGTGAACCTGTCCGTTTCCGTCTGCTCATTGGGATACTCAACAGCGGCGGCGGTTCCGGCGAATTGCAGTGCGCGGGAATCAA ATTCCTCAACACATTCATCGAGAGCGCTGTCAGTTTGCAGCAGCGCCTGTACATTCAAGCGGAGCTCTTCCAGGCGGGCCTGGAAACCAGCACGCTGGCCAGAACCATCTCCTCCTCGTCTCCCTGGCTGGACGCGCTTCGCGGCGAGATCAAGCGCTTCAATGAGCTCCACATCGATGTGGACAAGATGCTGGCCCAGGCACGCGATGCCGATCGTGTGCGCAGTCAAATGGTCATATTGGAGCGACGTGTCCAGATCTTGCACGAGGAGAAGACCGTGCTCACATCCATGGAACGTCGTCTGCAAGAACGCTGTGCCGAGCTGCAAAGGGAGATCTTTCGGCTGCAGGGAGCACAAGAGTCTGGCTTCAAGCCCGTGGAATCTCATCAGCCTGTCGCCTTGCCACGTCAGGTGCCGCCCACATCCACATTGCCCGGAGGCAGCAAGCAGAGCTGCTCGGAGCACGAGGATGAGGGCATCAGCAGCTCCGAGACGGGCGCCTCACTGAGTCCAGTGCCCATTCTGGTGCTGCCCTCCAAGACGAAGCATCACAAGCAGTCTCGCAAGTCGAAGCTGGAGGAGGATGACGACGATGCTGCCACAATTGAGGATGTCATCGAGGAGCTGGACAACATTGTCAGCGAGGCGGAGAAACAGATCTCCAGCCAAGCCTCCAGTCAGGTCAAATCCCATCAGCGTGCCGTGGAACAGGAGCAGGACATTGTTCCGGTGAACATTGTGCCTCAGCCGCCACGCAAGTCCCGATCTCTGGCCCATCTTGTGCCCCGCACAGACTGCTCCGAGCAGGAAGGCTCCCAATATGGCATGTTGATGCTGCATCCATCGGGGGATTCCACTGCTGTGGAAAGACTGGCTGCCATGCAGACCTTCTTCGATGAGGTGGACTATAATGCAACCGATGGAGATCAGCATCAATCCTATGTGATGGATGTGCCCTCGCCGGATATGCCCGAGACGGAGGCGAACACCACGGCAACGGCATACAATGCGAGCATCAATCGGGAGCTGCTCGATGTCATCATGAATGCGCGGCACGATGAGCACGATCCGACCATGTTGGCACTGAGGAACAGCACCCAAAATGCCGTGCAGGTCGAGAGGCAATCATTCACAAAGCCAGCAGCTCCAGCGCCGCCTGCTCAGCACTTCAATGGCGTCTTCTTCATGACGGGCATGAATACACCTCAAAAGTATCCCAAACCGGATCTCACAGCGGCTCTGCAGGCACGCAGAGTGACCAAGAATGTGGAACGCCTCGAGGCGGCCTTTGCCTCCTCAACCCACGATCCCTCCCAGGATGCCAACATGGTCAGGGAGAAATCACGCAGCAATCAGCAGATCTACTTCAGCAGCAACCCTGCAATGAGAATGCACGACTACCCTGCCACAGCTCAAATATCCGGCAATGCTTCCGCCCGTACACGATCCTACACTCAAGGCTCCAAGGTCACCGATCTTCCTTCTGGCCTTTATTGA
- the LOC117787619 gene encoding uncharacterized protein LOC117787619 isoform X1 gives MTFLSSSSTSPLSLSSDSSTLQRHQHQQQQFQMAPSVCETSPKLPPHNAAGGQTQTQTQTQSQTQISNPASALSSVKCGASSLNGSLASYKMAGSEQSWPQAPVYSKENQRPPVYNPEDYVQSLRKFTKGSGASKVQSIYDVNINGNSNNKEDVYKAATLPAKHSGYKSPIPAPPESDSEMSLRQFGSITDLLTKLRADLRVSFPSFVQEFVATPSDGISHLLEVLRAIQMAQASNAPAPLAGGTNSLAMSRNPQSYQRRALLDELSCLQCLSICCSRSLDAIARLGNTPVGLMPLASSATGQGIRGRILALQLLASACDRQPFGQGNGGQKISAAGHTAVSEAMSTLRLRCSEPVRFRLLIGILNSGGGSGELQCAGIKFLNTFIESAVSLQQRLYIQAELFQAGLETSTLARTISSSSPWLDALRGEIKRFNELHIDVDKMLAQARDADRVRSQMVILERRVQILHEEKTVLTSMERRLQERCAELQREIFRLQGAQESGFKPVESHQPVALPRQVPPTSTLPGGSKQSCSEHEDEGISSSETGASLSPVPILVLPSKTKHHKQSRKSKLEEDDDDAATIEDVIEELDNIVSEAEKQISSQASSQVKSHQRAVEQEQDIVPVNIVPQPPRKSRSLAHLVPRTDCSEQEGSQYGMLMLHPSGDSTAVERLAAMQTFFDEVDYNATDGDQHQSYVMDVPSPDMPETEANTTATAYNASINRELLDVIMNARHDEHDPTMLALRNSTQNAVQVERQSFTKPAAPAPPAQHFNGVFFMTGMNTPQKYPKPDLTAALQARRVTKNVERLEAAFASSTHDPSQDANMVREKSRSNQQIYFSSNPAMRMHDYPATAQISGNASARTRSYTQGSKVTDLPSGLY, from the exons atgacaTTTCTTTCCTCTTCCTCTacttctcctctctctctctctagtgATAGCTCCACGTTGCAGcgacaccaacaccaacaacagcaatttcAAATGGCGCCCAGCGTGTGTGAAACCTCGCCCAAATTGCCACCTCACAATGCGGCAGGTGGACAAACTCAGACCCAGACTCAAACACAGTCACAGACACAGATTTCCAATCCTGCTTCGGCTCTCTCCAGTGTCAAATGTGGTGCCAGCAGCTTGAATGGTTCATTGGCATCCTATAAAATGGCCGGATCTGAGCAGAGTTGGCCACAGGCACCAGTATACAGCAAGGAGAATCAACGTCCACCTGTTTACAATCCCGAAGACTACGTGCAATCCTTGCGCAAGTTTACCAAAGGCAGCGGTGCCTCCAAAGTGCAATCCATCTACGATGTCAACATCAACGGCAACTCCAACAACAAGGAGGATGTCTATAAAGCCGCCACATTGCCAGCCAAACACTCCGGCTACAA AAGTCCCATTCCGGCGCCACCTGAAAGCGACAGCGAAATGTCCCTGCGACAGTTTGGTTCCATCACCGATCTTCTCACCAAACTGCGCGCTGATCTGCGAGTGTCTTTCCCCAGCTTTGTCCAAGAATTTGTGGCCACCCCTTCCGATGGCATCAGTCACTTGCTGGAGGTGCTGCGAGCCATTCAAATGGCACAGGCCAGCAATGCACCTGCTCCGCTGGCTGGTGGCACCAATTCTCTGGCCATGTCACGCAATCCACAGAGCTATCAACGCCGAGCACTGCTCGACGAGCTCTCCTGCCT ACAATGCCTGAGCATTTGCTGTTCCCGATCTCTGGATGCCATAGCCCGCTTAGGCAATACACCAGTTGGTCTAATGCCGCTTGCTTCGTCGGCCACCGGACAAGGCATACGTGGACGCATCCTGGCGCTGCAGCTGCTCGCCTCCGCCTGCGATCGTCAGCCATTTGGCCAGGGCAATGGTGGGCAGAAGATCAGCGCCGCTGGACACACAGCCGTCTCAGAGGCCATGTCCACACTGCGATTGCGATGCAGTGAACCTGTCCGTTTCCGTCTGCTCATTGGGATACTCAACAGCGGCGGCGGTTCCGGCGAATTGCAGTGCGCGGGAATCAA ATTCCTCAACACATTCATCGAGAGCGCTGTCAGTTTGCAGCAGCGCCTGTACATTCAAGCGGAGCTCTTCCAGGCGGGCCTGGAAACCAGCACGCTGGCCAGAACCATCTCCTCCTCGTCTCCCTGGCTGGACGCGCTTCGCGGCGAGATCAAGCGCTTCAATGAGCTCCACATCGATGTGGACAAGATGCTGGCCCAGGCACGCGATGCCGATCGTGTGCGCAGTCAAATGGTCATATTGGAGCGACGTGTCCAGATCTTGCACGAGGAGAAGACCGTGCTCACATCCATGGAACGTCGTCTGCAAGAACGCTGTGCCGAGCTGCAAAGGGAGATCTTTCGGCTGCAGGGAGCACAAGAGTCTGGCTTCAAGCCCGTGGAATCTCATCAGCCTGTCGCCTTGCCACGTCAGGTGCCGCCCACATCCACATTGCCCGGAGGCAGCAAGCAGAGCTGCTCGGAGCACGAGGATGAGGGCATCAGCAGCTCCGAGACGGGCGCCTCACTGAGTCCAGTGCCCATTCTGGTGCTGCCCTCCAAGACGAAGCATCACAAGCAGTCTCGCAAGTCGAAGCTGGAGGAGGATGACGACGATGCTGCCACAATTGAGGATGTCATCGAGGAGCTGGACAACATTGTCAGCGAGGCGGAGAAACAGATCTCCAGCCAAGCCTCCAGTCAGGTCAAATCCCATCAGCGTGCCGTGGAACAGGAGCAGGACATTGTTCCGGTGAACATTGTGCCTCAGCCGCCACGCAAGTCCCGATCTCTGGCCCATCTTGTGCCCCGCACAGACTGCTCCGAGCAGGAAGGCTCCCAATATGGCATGTTGATGCTGCATCCATCGGGGGATTCCACTGCTGTGGAAAGACTGGCTGCCATGCAGACCTTCTTCGATGAGGTGGACTATAATGCAACCGATGGAGATCAGCATCAATCCTATGTGATGGATGTGCCCTCGCCGGATATGCCCGAGACGGAGGCGAACACCACGGCAACGGCATACAATGCGAGCATCAATCGGGAGCTGCTCGATGTCATCATGAATGCGCGGCACGATGAGCACGATCCGACCATGTTGGCACTGAGGAACAGCACCCAAAATGCCGTGCAGGTCGAGAGGCAATCATTCACAAAGCCAGCAGCTCCAGCGCCGCCTGCTCAGCACTTCAATGGCGTCTTCTTCATGACGGGCATGAATACACCTCAAAAGTATCCCAAACCGGATCTCACAGCGGCTCTGCAGGCACGCAGAGTGACCAAGAATGTGGAACGCCTCGAGGCGGCCTTTGCCTCCTCAACCCACGATCCCTCCCAGGATGCCAACATGGTCAGGGAGAAATCACGCAGCAATCAGCAGATCTACTTCAGCAGCAACCCTGCAATGAGAATGCACGACTACCCTGCCACAGCTCAAATATCCGGCAATGCTTCCGCCCGTACACGATCCTACACTCAAGGCTCCAAGGTCACCGATCTTCCTTCTGGCCTTTATTGA